A genome region from Micromonospora peucetia includes the following:
- the nagA gene encoding N-acetylglucosamine-6-phosphate deacetylase, whose product MANRVNGKVVTPTGVIRQGCVELDEDRIRAVAEYPSVHDGHWIVPGFVDMHTHGGGGHTFTTGDAEQARQVAAFHLRHGTTTLLASLVSSPFALMRSATEAYAPLVAEGVLAGIHFEGPYLSSARCGAQNPEFLRDPSTDELAELIKLGDGAVRMVTLAPERDGALEAIKLLTAHRVVAAVGHTDATYDETRAAVAAGASVGTHLFNGMRPVHHREPGPVVALLDAPNVVCELVADGVHLHDGMLTFATSTAGPERAALITDAMAATGMADGEYDLGGQAVTVTDGVARLARDGAIAGSTLTMDAALRHAVAAGIPIADAVRMAATTPARAIGLGDQLGALQVGLRADLVVLDDDLNVVRVMRGGSWVE is encoded by the coding sequence ATGGCCAACCGGGTGAACGGCAAGGTGGTGACGCCGACCGGCGTGATCCGGCAGGGCTGTGTCGAGCTGGACGAGGACCGGATCAGGGCGGTGGCCGAGTACCCGTCGGTCCACGACGGGCACTGGATCGTGCCCGGCTTCGTCGACATGCACACGCACGGCGGCGGCGGGCACACCTTCACCACCGGCGACGCCGAGCAGGCCCGGCAGGTCGCCGCCTTCCACCTGCGGCACGGCACCACCACCCTGCTGGCCAGCCTGGTCAGCTCGCCTTTCGCGCTCATGCGCTCGGCCACCGAGGCGTACGCCCCGCTGGTCGCCGAGGGGGTGCTGGCCGGGATCCACTTCGAGGGGCCGTATCTCTCCTCCGCCCGCTGCGGCGCGCAGAACCCCGAGTTCCTGCGCGACCCGTCGACGGACGAGCTGGCCGAGCTGATCAAGCTGGGCGACGGGGCGGTCCGGATGGTCACCCTCGCCCCCGAGCGGGACGGCGCGCTGGAGGCGATCAAGCTGCTCACCGCGCACCGGGTGGTCGCCGCGGTCGGCCACACCGACGCCACGTACGACGAGACCCGTGCCGCGGTCGCGGCGGGCGCGAGCGTCGGCACCCACCTGTTCAACGGGATGCGGCCGGTGCACCACCGCGAGCCCGGCCCGGTGGTGGCCCTGCTGGACGCCCCGAACGTGGTCTGCGAGCTGGTCGCCGACGGCGTGCACCTGCACGACGGGATGCTGACCTTCGCCACCTCGACGGCAGGCCCCGAGCGGGCCGCCCTGATCACCGACGCGATGGCCGCCACCGGCATGGCCGACGGCGAGTACGACCTGGGCGGCCAGGCCGTCACGGTGACGGACGGCGTGGCCCGGCTGGCCCGCGACGGTGCCATCGCGGGCAGCACCCTGACCATGGACGCCGCGCTGCGACACGCGGTGGCCGCCGGGATCCCGATCGCGGACGCCGTCCGGATGGCGGCCACCACGCCGGCCCGCGCGATCGGCCTCGGCGACCAGCTGGGCGCGCTCCAGGTCGGGCTCCGGGCCGACCTGGTGGTGCTCGACGACGACCTGAACGTGGTCCGGGTGATGCGCGGCGGCTCCTGGGTGGAGTGA
- a CDS encoding ROK family protein: MSAEHRPTDVVVALDVGGTGMKCALVRADGAVLHTERHPTDAGRGPDAVVETVLAVAEGLAGKARADGLDPVAVGIAVPGVIDEARGVAVWSANLGFRDVPLRELARKRLGLPTALGHDVRAGGLAEARLGAGRDGGHVLFVAIGTGIAAAHVVDGTAATGAHGAAGEIGHIQVRPGGPRCGCGRPGCLEAVSSAAAIGRRYSALAGVPVSAAEVADRAAAGEPLAADVWREAVEALADGLATGQSLYDVQTVVLGGGLARAGTLLFDPLRAALHERLTFHREPRLVAAALGDEAGCLGAALLALDSLEK; the protein is encoded by the coding sequence GTGAGCGCGGAGCACCGGCCGACCGACGTCGTCGTCGCGCTGGACGTCGGCGGCACCGGGATGAAGTGCGCCCTGGTCCGGGCGGACGGCGCCGTGCTGCACACCGAACGGCACCCGACCGACGCCGGGCGCGGCCCGGACGCCGTGGTGGAAACCGTCCTGGCAGTCGCCGAGGGGCTGGCCGGCAAGGCCCGCGCCGACGGGCTCGACCCGGTCGCGGTCGGCATCGCGGTGCCCGGGGTGATCGACGAGGCGCGCGGGGTCGCCGTCTGGTCCGCGAACCTGGGCTTCCGGGACGTACCGCTGCGGGAGCTGGCCCGGAAGCGGCTCGGGCTGCCGACGGCGCTCGGTCACGACGTGCGCGCCGGTGGCCTGGCCGAGGCCCGGCTCGGCGCCGGCCGCGACGGCGGGCACGTCCTCTTCGTCGCGATCGGCACCGGGATCGCCGCCGCCCACGTGGTCGACGGCACGGCCGCCACCGGCGCGCACGGCGCCGCGGGCGAGATCGGCCACATCCAGGTACGCCCCGGCGGGCCGCGCTGCGGCTGCGGCCGTCCCGGCTGCCTTGAGGCGGTGTCCTCCGCCGCCGCGATCGGGCGGCGCTACTCGGCGCTGGCAGGCGTACCGGTGTCCGCCGCCGAGGTCGCCGACCGGGCGGCGGCCGGCGAGCCACTGGCGGCGGACGTCTGGCGGGAGGCCGTCGAGGCGCTCGCCGACGGCCTCGCCACCGGCCAGTCCCTCTACGACGTGCAGACCGTCGTGCTCGGCGGCGGGCTTGCCCGGGCCGGCACGCTGCTGTTCGACCCGCTGCGGGCCGCGCTGCACGAGCGGCTGACGTTCCACCGGGAGCCGCGCCTCGTCGCGGCGGCCCTCGGCGACGAGGCCGGCTGCCTCGGCGCCGCCCTGCTCGCCCTCGACAGTCTGGAGAAGTGA
- a CDS encoding SIS domain-containing protein, whose translation MSYVDAEIASQPDCWREAARLAATAADRLPRPGERVAVVGCGTSWFMAMAYAARREHLGQGETDAFQASEFPAGRRYDRLVAITRSGTTTEVTELIAALRGRVPTTVLVGDPDSPAVALADAAVTMPFADERSVVQTRFATTALALLRAHLGDNIDVLAADAEVAVRAPLPIDPALIEQVTFLGCGWTVGLAQEAALKCREAATFWAEAYPAMDYRHGPISIAAPGRLVWAFGELPDGLPADVAATGAAFVHSRTHGCRTVLGSWAAGRTPVDPMADLILAQRFAVALATSRGLDPDAPRHLTRSVVLA comes from the coding sequence ATGTCGTACGTTGACGCCGAGATCGCGAGCCAGCCCGACTGCTGGCGGGAAGCGGCGCGACTCGCCGCCACCGCCGCCGACCGCCTGCCCCGCCCCGGCGAGCGGGTCGCCGTCGTGGGCTGCGGCACGTCGTGGTTCATGGCGATGGCGTACGCGGCCCGCCGTGAACACCTCGGCCAGGGCGAGACCGACGCCTTCCAGGCCTCCGAGTTCCCCGCCGGCCGGCGCTACGACCGGCTTGTCGCGATCACCCGATCCGGCACCACCACCGAGGTCACCGAGCTGATCGCCGCCCTGCGCGGGCGGGTGCCGACCACCGTCCTGGTCGGCGACCCCGACTCCCCCGCCGTCGCGCTGGCCGACGCGGCGGTGACCATGCCCTTCGCCGACGAACGCTCGGTGGTGCAGACCCGCTTCGCGACCACCGCGCTCGCCCTGCTCCGCGCCCACCTCGGCGACAACATCGACGTGCTCGCCGCCGACGCCGAGGTAGCCGTACGCGCCCCGCTGCCGATCGACCCGGCCCTGATCGAGCAGGTCACCTTCCTCGGCTGCGGCTGGACGGTCGGGCTGGCCCAGGAGGCCGCGCTGAAGTGCCGCGAGGCAGCCACCTTCTGGGCCGAGGCGTACCCGGCGATGGACTACCGGCACGGGCCGATCTCGATCGCCGCGCCGGGCCGGCTGGTCTGGGCCTTCGGCGAGCTGCCCGACGGGCTGCCGGCGGACGTGGCGGCGACCGGGGCGGCGTTCGTGCACAGCCGGACCCACGGCTGCCGCACCGTGCTGGGCAGCTGGGCGGCCGGCCGCACGCCGGTCGATCCGATGGCCGACCTGATCCTGGCGCAGCGGTTCGCCGTCGCGCTCGCCACCAGCCGGGGCCTCGACCCCGACGCGCCCCGGCACCTGACCCGTTCCGTGGTACTGGCGTGA
- a CDS encoding DeoR/GlpR family DNA-binding transcription regulator: MDRYARWNALLEMLTDNGRVSVEEAAERLDVSQATIRRDFDQLAQQQMITRTRGGAVANGVSYDLPLRYKTAKHSAEKQRIGAAAAALVSPGTVVGLNGGTTSTEVARALAVRPDLNTSAEGAQLTVVTNALNIANELLVRSRMKVVVAGGVVRPKSFELVGPLGGALLREVTLDVALLGVDAIDPQLGAAAHHEGEAAMNNLMVARAKRVVIIADSSKLGGHAFARICPVDRVETLVTDSGANPEVVEAFRAAGVTVICA; encoded by the coding sequence GTGGACCGGTACGCCAGATGGAACGCCCTGCTCGAGATGCTGACCGACAACGGCCGGGTCAGCGTCGAGGAGGCCGCCGAGCGGCTGGACGTCTCTCAGGCCACCATTCGGCGCGACTTCGACCAGCTCGCCCAGCAGCAGATGATCACCCGGACCCGGGGTGGCGCGGTCGCCAACGGCGTGTCGTACGACCTGCCGCTGCGCTACAAGACCGCCAAGCACTCGGCGGAGAAGCAGCGGATCGGCGCCGCCGCCGCCGCGCTGGTCTCGCCAGGCACCGTGGTGGGCCTCAACGGCGGCACGACCAGCACCGAGGTGGCCCGGGCCCTCGCCGTCCGGCCCGACCTGAACACCAGCGCCGAGGGTGCCCAGCTCACCGTCGTCACCAACGCGCTGAACATCGCCAACGAGCTGCTGGTCCGCTCCCGGATGAAGGTCGTGGTGGCCGGCGGCGTGGTCCGCCCGAAGTCGTTCGAACTGGTCGGCCCGCTGGGTGGGGCGCTGCTGCGCGAGGTCACCCTGGACGTCGCCCTGCTCGGCGTGGACGCGATAGACCCGCAGCTCGGCGCCGCCGCCCACCACGAGGGTGAGGCGGCGATGAACAACCTCATGGTGGCCCGGGCCAAGCGGGTCGTGATCATCGCCGACTCGTCCAAGTTGGGCGGTCACGCCTTTGCCCGGATCTGCCCGGTGGACCGGGTGGAGACGCTGGTCACCGACTCCGGGGCCAACCCGGAGGTGGTGGAGGCGTTCCGCGCCGCAGGCGTCACCGTCATCTGCGCCTGA
- a CDS encoding ATP-binding cassette domain-containing protein — protein MSAVLEIEGLRKTYKSRRRGTRNALDGFDMRVEEGQVHGFLGPNGSGKTTTLRTLLGLIRPDGGRMAVLGHEVPAALPAVAGQVGAIVESPQFFPHFTARDTLSLLAGAGDVPQHRVDEVLELVGLRDRAGERVKTYSLGMKQRLAVASALLKNPKLLILDEPANGLDPGGIREMRTLTRNLAESGMTVLLSSHILGEIQLICDSVTIISLGRRVSYGPVEQVLAQHSSGAVRVRLEAVTDLPVAAEALTRAGIRVDGQADHLMLAGVDKPATVTRLLAEQGLYVSELVPVAVDLESVFLELTATAPVPGQHRQVDQSTKVGGAGQPGATGGGWGA, from the coding sequence TTGTCAGCTGTCCTGGAGATCGAAGGTCTCCGCAAGACGTACAAGAGTCGTCGGCGCGGCACCCGCAACGCGCTCGACGGTTTCGACATGCGGGTCGAAGAAGGGCAGGTGCACGGCTTCCTCGGCCCCAACGGGTCGGGTAAGACCACCACGCTGCGTACGCTGCTCGGGCTCATCCGGCCCGACGGCGGCCGGATGGCGGTCCTCGGGCACGAGGTGCCCGCAGCGCTGCCCGCCGTCGCCGGCCAGGTCGGCGCGATCGTGGAGAGCCCGCAGTTCTTCCCGCACTTCACGGCGCGGGACACCCTGTCGCTGCTCGCCGGCGCCGGTGACGTGCCGCAGCACCGGGTCGACGAGGTGCTGGAACTGGTCGGGCTGCGCGACCGGGCCGGCGAGCGGGTCAAGACCTACTCGCTCGGCATGAAGCAGCGACTCGCCGTCGCCTCGGCCCTGCTGAAGAACCCGAAGCTGCTGATCCTCGACGAGCCGGCCAACGGCCTCGACCCGGGCGGCATCCGGGAGATGCGCACGCTGACGCGTAACCTCGCGGAGTCGGGGATGACCGTGCTGCTCTCCAGCCACATCCTCGGCGAGATCCAGTTGATCTGCGACTCGGTCACCATCATCTCGCTCGGTCGGCGGGTGTCCTACGGGCCGGTCGAGCAGGTGCTCGCCCAGCACTCCTCCGGCGCGGTCCGGGTGCGGCTGGAAGCGGTCACCGACCTGCCGGTCGCCGCCGAGGCGCTGACCCGCGCCGGGATCCGGGTGGACGGTCAGGCCGACCACCTGATGCTCGCCGGGGTCGACAAGCCGGCCACGGTGACCCGGCTCCTCGCCGAGCAGGGCCTCTACGTCAGCGAACTCGTTCCGGTCGCCGTCGACCTGGAGAGCGTCTTCCTTGAACTGACCGCCACCGCCCCGGTACCCGGCCAGCACCGGCAGGTCGACCAGTCCACGAAGGTCGGTGGGGCGGGCCAGCCCGGTGCCACCGGAGGAGGGTGGGGCGCATGA
- a CDS encoding ABC transporter permease subunit, with product MSLYRTELRRLAKRRFTRWMSLLGLLVLAAVVVGIFASNEKIDAAALAKAERAAEQQWQRDVQQNAQYRAECDKAKAAGTSQDGGFPEDCSVIQPPPREAIQTDWFLPSTFDFRKNFGFALLPLAAILALVGFVVGASFVGAEWNTGGMMNLLLWRPKRLTVLLTKLAALLTGLVALAVPTTVLWFGSFWLVATFRGSTEKMTSGVWQSFALTGLRGLVLALFAATIGFALASLGRHTAMALGGAIGVMVVGQFGLAILLQMAGVRFAEAWLLPTYALAWLDKKVTLEDWDACQATYFGDCKPDTMDITWQQSSVMMAVGFTVILGAALWTMRRRDIS from the coding sequence ATGAGCCTCTACCGTACGGAGCTGCGCCGGCTCGCCAAGCGGCGCTTCACCCGATGGATGAGCCTGCTGGGCCTGTTGGTGCTGGCAGCGGTGGTGGTGGGGATCTTCGCCAGCAACGAGAAGATCGACGCCGCCGCGCTGGCGAAGGCCGAGCGCGCCGCCGAACAGCAGTGGCAGCGGGACGTCCAGCAGAACGCGCAGTACCGGGCGGAGTGCGACAAGGCGAAGGCCGCCGGTACGAGCCAGGACGGGGGCTTCCCGGAGGACTGCTCGGTCATCCAGCCGCCGCCGCGGGAGGCGATCCAGACGGACTGGTTCCTGCCCTCCACCTTCGACTTCCGGAAGAACTTCGGGTTCGCGCTGCTGCCGCTCGCGGCGATCCTGGCGTTGGTCGGGTTCGTTGTCGGTGCCTCCTTCGTCGGGGCGGAGTGGAACACCGGCGGCATGATGAACCTGCTGCTGTGGCGGCCGAAGCGGCTGACCGTACTCCTGACGAAGCTGGCGGCTCTGCTCACCGGGCTGGTCGCCCTGGCGGTGCCCACGACGGTGCTCTGGTTCGGCAGCTTCTGGCTGGTCGCCACCTTCCGCGGCAGCACGGAGAAGATGACCTCCGGGGTCTGGCAGTCCTTTGCCCTCACCGGGCTGCGCGGGTTGGTGCTCGCCCTGTTCGCCGCGACCATCGGGTTCGCGCTCGCCTCGCTGGGGCGGCACACCGCGATGGCCCTGGGCGGGGCGATCGGCGTGATGGTGGTCGGCCAGTTCGGTCTCGCCATCCTGCTGCAGATGGCGGGGGTGCGCTTCGCCGAGGCGTGGTTGCTGCCCACCTACGCCTTGGCCTGGCTGGACAAGAAGGTGACGCTGGAGGACTGGGACGCCTGCCAGGCCACCTACTTCGGCGATTGCAAACCGGACACGATGGACATCACCTGGCAGCAGTCCTCGGTGATGATGGCGGTCGGGTTCACGGTGATCCTCGGCGCGGCCCTCTGGACGATGCGCAGGCGGGACATCTCCTGA
- a CDS encoding DUF3263 domain-containing protein, translating to MTGEVGPAGKVGTIGEARDAAGGIPQPRTGPEVGVPVVPHPRPAADPDTARVPPRVADAPPRDIDTPTRDADADADTDTDTDTDTDTDTDTVADAPPRGAGASADAHPDGGLTEREQGILAFEQQWWRHAGAKEQAIRDTFGLSATRYYQLLNALLDNPAALAAEPVLIGRLRRLRSSRARNRRR from the coding sequence ATGACCGGCGAGGTGGGCCCGGCCGGCAAGGTGGGCACGATCGGTGAGGCGCGGGACGCCGCCGGCGGCATCCCGCAACCACGCACCGGTCCGGAAGTCGGGGTGCCGGTGGTCCCGCACCCCCGCCCGGCGGCGGATCCGGACACCGCCAGGGTCCCGCCCCGCGTCGCCGATGCCCCGCCCCGCGACATTGACACCCCGACCCGGGACGCCGACGCCGACGCCGACACCGACACCGACACCGACACCGACACCGACACCGACACCGACACCGTCGCCGATGCCCCGCCCCGGGGCGCCGGTGCTTCGGCGGATGCTCACCCGGACGGCGGTCTCACCGAACGGGAGCAGGGCATCCTCGCCTTCGAGCAGCAGTGGTGGCGGCACGCCGGCGCGAAGGAACAGGCCATCCGGGACACCTTCGGCCTCTCGGCCACCCGCTACTACCAGTTGTTGAACGCGCTGCTTGACAACCCGGCTGCCCTCGCCGCCGAGCCGGTGCTGATCGGGCGGCTGCGCCGATTGCGGTCCTCCCGGGCCCGCAATCGCCGCCGCTGA
- a CDS encoding phage holin family protein produces the protein MSAPEKERTQSVGDLLGDVTRDFSTLVRKEVELAKAELREEAGQAGKVGGMFGGAALAGFLTVLFVSYALWWGLSNVMDQGWAALIVAVLWAAVTGVLLANARAKLAQLRSVLPRTKQTVREMPNAVRGR, from the coding sequence GTGAGCGCCCCGGAGAAGGAGCGGACGCAGTCGGTCGGCGACCTGTTGGGCGACGTGACCCGGGACTTCTCCACGCTGGTCCGCAAGGAGGTCGAACTGGCCAAGGCGGAGCTGCGCGAGGAGGCGGGTCAGGCCGGCAAGGTTGGCGGCATGTTCGGCGGGGCCGCGCTGGCCGGTTTCCTGACGGTGCTGTTCGTGTCGTACGCGCTGTGGTGGGGGCTGTCCAACGTGATGGACCAGGGCTGGGCCGCGCTGATCGTGGCCGTCCTCTGGGCCGCCGTCACGGGTGTCCTGCTCGCCAACGCGCGGGCGAAGCTGGCGCAGTTGCGCTCGGTGCTGCCCCGGACGAAGCAGACCGTACGGGAGATGCCGAACGCGGTGCGAGGCCGGTGA
- a CDS encoding DUF3618 domain-containing protein — translation MSNDPDRIRWEIENTRNELSSDVDALADRVNPRRIAGERVGQARGVLTRAREKVMGVQSDGHGAGQRMSYATGQRMSHAAGSTRAFGEQSREQMSHAAVSVRDEARSLGQQSRQQAQGNPLAAGLIAFGAGLLVSSLIPPSRPERQWAGQARGMVGEHADQLRAQAGQLREQAGQVGHEMRDNLRGPAQQAAESVRSTAAGGASAVREQGRAAAHQTQGQAHAAADDLRRR, via the coding sequence ATGTCCAACGATCCGGACCGGATCCGGTGGGAGATCGAGAACACCCGGAACGAACTGAGCAGCGACGTCGACGCGCTGGCCGACAGGGTCAACCCGCGACGGATCGCCGGTGAGCGCGTCGGGCAGGCCCGTGGCGTGCTCACCCGGGCCAGGGAGAAGGTGATGGGCGTGCAGTCGGACGGGCACGGTGCCGGTCAGCGGATGTCGTACGCGACAGGTCAGCGGATGTCGCACGCGGCCGGATCGACGCGGGCGTTCGGGGAGCAGTCCCGGGAGCAGATGTCCCATGCCGCGGTCTCGGTGCGGGACGAGGCCCGCTCGCTCGGGCAGCAGTCCCGCCAGCAGGCACAGGGCAATCCCCTCGCCGCCGGCCTGATCGCCTTCGGCGCCGGGCTGCTGGTCTCGTCGCTGATCCCGCCCAGCCGCCCCGAACGGCAGTGGGCCGGGCAGGCCAGAGGCATGGTGGGGGAACACGCCGACCAGTTGCGCGCGCAGGCCGGGCAGCTGCGGGAGCAGGCCGGCCAGGTCGGCCACGAGATGCGCGACAACCTGCGCGGACCGGCGCAGCAGGCGGCCGAGTCGGTGCGCTCCACCGCTGCCGGGGGCGCGTCCGCCGTCCGGGAGCAGGGTCGCGCGGCGGCCCACCAGACGCAGGGGCAGGCGCATGCGGCCGCCGACGACCTCCGTCGCCGCTGA